A part of Sandaracinaceae bacterium genomic DNA contains:
- a CDS encoding alpha/beta hydrolase, whose protein sequence is MEIRNIQRFDPEPCPIPKVPVTPPSALVEPDTDNRLIESLRKVAAKRDPLESLAAAARTRMDVGPNSDALGQAMSDLAVTGAHAWRSWSQGPPSLDAVIQKIGGAPGSAKVRAAAEKSLARATLVARLLPLGGAERATLRAAHPELQTWIGVCAEVDPPHRPVNNEVTDNPQRDLRVPMGNLAPLRIRTSFIGDVANAKRVVLWMHGLGSRLEEADRAGAELTRLGDTAIVAFDFPSSGYSQRIDLADASGQLPMLDVNAKITTDFGPFGFLDFLDDFVANFVDTLEAEVPGVRARIACTAGGSLGGNMSLRLALTGRSPWIPPRIVAWSPASVWSPVKGDLFKDQGPNTTYGQATMAEDGANARKQFFFQNFDKNICNIKPKTAQMWWRSDWVHDGVKMQQAYIDAARVSRQEVYGEHYRRFTWRLAYEQLLFSFRTPTKAGALPRYHLIGQKMRSLLLTGQKDAFDFADIYAATDLLAKNLDQLHRLGRCYLLTDTGHSIHDERPVFLAREIDAFLRAHG, encoded by the coding sequence ATGGAGATTCGCAACATACAGCGCTTCGATCCGGAGCCGTGCCCGATCCCGAAGGTGCCCGTCACGCCGCCGAGCGCGCTGGTCGAGCCCGACACCGACAACCGGCTGATCGAGTCGCTGCGCAAGGTCGCCGCGAAGCGGGACCCGCTCGAGTCCCTCGCCGCCGCCGCGCGCACGCGGATGGACGTGGGCCCGAACAGCGACGCGCTCGGGCAGGCGATGAGCGATCTCGCGGTCACGGGCGCGCACGCGTGGCGGTCCTGGAGCCAGGGCCCGCCCAGCCTCGACGCGGTGATCCAGAAGATCGGCGGCGCGCCCGGGTCGGCGAAGGTGCGCGCGGCGGCGGAGAAGTCGCTCGCGCGGGCCACGCTCGTCGCGCGGCTCCTCCCGCTCGGCGGCGCCGAGCGAGCGACGCTGCGCGCGGCCCACCCAGAGCTCCAGACCTGGATCGGCGTCTGCGCGGAGGTCGATCCCCCGCACCGCCCGGTCAACAACGAGGTCACCGACAACCCGCAGCGCGATCTGCGCGTGCCGATGGGCAACCTCGCGCCGCTCCGGATCCGCACGAGCTTCATCGGGGACGTCGCGAACGCCAAGCGCGTCGTGCTCTGGATGCACGGCCTCGGCTCGCGGCTCGAGGAGGCCGACCGCGCGGGCGCGGAGCTGACCCGGCTCGGCGACACGGCCATCGTCGCGTTCGACTTCCCCTCGAGCGGCTACTCGCAGCGCATCGATCTCGCGGACGCGTCCGGCCAGCTCCCCATGCTCGACGTGAACGCCAAGATCACGACCGACTTCGGCCCCTTCGGCTTCCTCGACTTCCTGGACGACTTCGTCGCCAACTTCGTCGACACACTCGAGGCCGAGGTGCCGGGCGTGCGCGCGCGGATCGCCTGCACCGCGGGCGGCAGCCTGGGGGGCAACATGTCGCTGCGGCTGGCGCTGACCGGCCGCTCGCCCTGGATCCCGCCGCGCATCGTCGCGTGGTCTCCGGCCAGCGTCTGGAGCCCGGTCAAGGGCGATCTGTTCAAGGACCAGGGCCCGAACACGACCTACGGCCAGGCGACGATGGCCGAGGACGGCGCGAACGCGCGCAAGCAGTTCTTCTTCCAGAACTTCGACAAGAACATCTGCAACATCAAGCCGAAGACCGCGCAGATGTGGTGGCGCAGCGACTGGGTCCACGACGGCGTGAAGATGCAGCAGGCCTACATCGACGCCGCGCGCGTCTCCCGGCAAGAGGTCTACGGCGAGCACTACCGCCGCTTCACCTGGCGGCTCGCCTACGAGCAGCTCCTGTTCAGCTTCCGCACGCCGACCAAGGCGGGGGCGCTGCCGCGCTATCACCTCATCGGCCAGAAGATGCGCTCGCTGCTCCTGACCGGGCAGAAGGACGCGTTCGACTTCGCCGACATCTACGCCGCGACCGACCTGCTCGCGAAGAACCTCGACCAGCTCCACCGGCTCGGCCGCTGCTACCTGCTGACGGACACCGGGCACTCCATCCACGACGAGCGGCCCGTGTTCCTGGCCCGCGAGATCGACGCCTTCCTGCGCGCGCACGGCTGA